One window of bacterium genomic DNA carries:
- the fliJ gene encoding flagellar export protein FliJ produces MPFRFRLEKVARYRRQLVDEQSRAVARAGRVVATIEARMAALDDDIARQRARGACGGPDVSVRGMMSRTLWIEHLVGIREDHARELAMARLAFDAERAKLAAAWRDQEILEKLRAQQKAAWEAEERRRENRDLDEIGQIRADRQRRSKIAS; encoded by the coding sequence ATGCCGTTCCGCTTCCGGCTGGAGAAGGTCGCCCGCTATCGCCGCCAGCTCGTCGACGAGCAGAGCCGGGCCGTGGCGCGGGCCGGACGGGTGGTCGCCACCATCGAGGCCCGCATGGCGGCCCTCGACGACGACATCGCCCGCCAGCGCGCCCGGGGTGCCTGCGGCGGACCGGACGTGAGCGTGCGCGGCATGATGTCCCGCACCCTGTGGATCGAGCACCTGGTCGGCATCCGCGAGGACCATGCCCGCGAGCTTGCCATGGCGCGCCTCGCCTTCGACGCCGAGCGCGCGAAGCTGGCGGCCGCCTGGCGCGACCAGGAGATCCTGGAGAAGCTGCGCGCCCAGCAGAAAGCGGCCTGGGAGGCCGAGGAGCGGCGCCGGGAGAACCGCGACCTGGACGAGATCGGCCAGATCCGCGCCGACCGCCAGCGCCGGTCGAAGATTGCCTCCTGA